The ANME-2 cluster archaeon genome has a window encoding:
- the hisI gene encoding phosphoribosyl-AMP cyclohydrolase codes for MKLSDDIRAQLKFDDKGLITAIAQDHETNEILMLAFMNLEALEKTVETGKAHYFSRSRGKLWLKGESSGHVQIVHDMYIDCDADAVLMKVEQLGGGACHMGYRSCFYRTLEGDVVSEKVFDPEDVY; via the coding sequence ATGAAATTATCTGACGATATACGCGCTCAATTGAAATTTGATGATAAAGGGCTTATTACTGCCATAGCCCAGGATCATGAGACGAACGAGATACTCATGCTGGCTTTCATGAACCTTGAAGCCCTTGAAAAGACAGTAGAGACGGGTAAGGCTCACTACTTCAGCCGCAGCCGGGGCAAGCTCTGGCTCAAGGGCGAAAGTTCCGGTCATGTGCAGATCGTACACGATATGTACATTGACTGTGATGCCGATGCTGTACTGATGAAGGTTGAACAACTTGGCGGCGGTGCGTGTCATATGGGATATAGATCTTGTTTCTACCGCACGCTTGAAGGCGATGTGGTAAGCGAGAAGGTCTTTGATCCCGAAGACGTATATTAG